Proteins encoded by one window of Streptacidiphilus sp. PB12-B1b:
- a CDS encoding DUF4158 domain-containing protein, whose protein sequence is MYQRAWIGSERPTLLFDLATKRLVDKKVVLPGVTVLERLVSGSREHAERRLPLGLRRGHPVIQGSVRDLVQRLPELDDQPQQDRGGQIVQADAERATSAFRKPIVGSSLTRTPLAAQITARQKF, encoded by the coding sequence ATGTACCAGCGCGCCTGGATCGGCTCCGAGCGCCCGACCCTGCTGTTCGACCTAGCCACCAAGCGCCTGGTGGACAAGAAGGTGGTGCTGCCCGGGGTCACCGTGCTGGAGCGGCTGGTCTCCGGTTCGCGCGAACACGCCGAGCGCAGGCTGCCCCTCGGACTTCGCCGCGGCCATCCCGTAATCCAGGGCAGCGTCCGTGACCTCGTCCAGCGCCTGCCGGAGCTGGACGACCAGCCGCAGCAGGATCGCGGGGGCCAGATCGTCCAGGCCGACGCAGAACGCGCCACGTCCGCCTTCAGGAAGCCGATCGTCGGGTCATCGCTCACCCGGACACCCCTGGCAGCCCAGATCACTGCCCGTCAAAAGTTTTGA
- a CDS encoding MFS transporter — protein MQTAEWGLRLVTPLLGAALLAAFGATPVIIGDVVTFLVAVATLLALRVRDEPSTPSEQHWLADAAAGVRHIRDTAALRQLTMVGALIMIVFGLSETTVFAVVSQGLHRPDAFLGVLISAQGAGAVAAGLTAAALMRRLSEGILVALGLACATVGFLLLAASSTPAVLVGAALIGSSLPWITVGIMTLFQRRTPPELMGRTDAALNLVLSIPQTVAIATGAALIAVMDYRIVLLVIASLAALSSIYLLTRPEQRRSVDIEPARTTADMTP, from the coding sequence ATGCAGACGGCAGAGTGGGGACTGCGGCTGGTCACGCCCCTCCTCGGCGCCGCGCTGCTCGCGGCTTTCGGCGCGACTCCGGTGATCATCGGTGATGTGGTGACCTTCCTGGTCGCCGTCGCCACCCTGCTCGCCCTGCGCGTGCGCGACGAGCCGTCGACACCGTCCGAGCAGCACTGGCTGGCCGACGCGGCTGCCGGTGTCCGCCACATCCGCGACACCGCTGCCCTGCGGCAACTCACCATGGTCGGCGCGCTGATCATGATCGTATTCGGGCTTTCGGAAACGACTGTCTTCGCCGTGGTCAGCCAGGGGCTGCACCGCCCGGACGCCTTCCTGGGGGTCCTCATCTCAGCGCAGGGGGCTGGCGCGGTCGCCGCCGGCCTCACGGCAGCCGCGCTGATGCGGCGTCTCAGCGAAGGCATCCTTGTCGCCTTGGGCCTGGCCTGTGCCACGGTCGGGTTCCTGCTGCTGGCAGCGTCCTCGACGCCGGCCGTGCTCGTGGGCGCCGCGCTCATCGGCTCAAGCCTGCCGTGGATCACTGTCGGCATCATGACCCTCTTTCAGCGACGCACACCGCCAGAACTGATGGGCAGGACGGATGCGGCACTCAACCTGGTCCTCTCCATCCCGCAGACGGTCGCGATCGCCACAGGCGCTGCGCTGATCGCCGTCATGGACTACCGGATCGTTCTGCTGGTCATCGCGAGCCTGGCCGCCCTGTCGTCGATCTACCTGCTCACCCGACCCGAGCAGCGCCGCAGTGTCGACATCGAACCGGCAAGAACCACCGCTGACATGACCCCATAG
- a CDS encoding acyl-CoA thioester hydrolase/BAAT C-terminal domain-containing protein, with translation MINGGGGVDIIEQPVSAEWEGVLVRPAGSAGGRRPGVLVLHGSYGAGTLRRCRVLARAGLMALGMRWYGGPGQPPGICEVPLETFSRGLDLLRAEGATRLGVLGLSKGSEAALWLSVLDRRTEAVVALSPPSVSWANMGPGADGLSHPWRSSWTWRGEPLPFVPLDDTSAPGEPAGGLVSLLGWYEHSLRLQSGPSRAAAIPLERTAAEVVLVAGGDDRTWPSLPAAHALRERRAASGLPTVVVERPLAGHRPRLPGEPPATPSTHLDYGGTDAEDAALGAAAWPHLLAALVGGGQRA, from the coding sequence ATGATCAACGGGGGCGGCGGCGTGGACATCATCGAGCAACCAGTCAGCGCGGAGTGGGAGGGCGTGCTCGTACGCCCGGCCGGATCCGCCGGTGGCAGGCGGCCGGGAGTACTGGTGTTGCACGGGTCGTACGGTGCGGGCACGCTCCGGCGGTGCCGGGTGCTGGCGCGGGCGGGGCTGATGGCTCTGGGCATGCGTTGGTACGGCGGGCCGGGGCAGCCGCCGGGCATCTGCGAGGTGCCGTTGGAGACCTTCAGCCGGGGGCTGGACCTGCTGCGGGCCGAGGGCGCGACCCGACTGGGCGTGCTGGGGCTCTCCAAGGGCTCGGAGGCCGCGCTGTGGCTGTCGGTGCTGGACCGGCGGACGGAGGCCGTGGTGGCGCTGTCGCCGCCCTCGGTCAGCTGGGCCAACATGGGCCCCGGCGCGGACGGGCTCAGCCACCCGTGGCGCTCGTCCTGGACCTGGCGCGGCGAGCCGCTGCCGTTCGTCCCGCTGGACGACACCTCGGCGCCCGGGGAGCCCGCCGGAGGGCTGGTCTCCCTGCTCGGCTGGTACGAGCACAGCCTGCGGCTGCAGTCCGGGCCGAGCCGGGCGGCGGCGATTCCACTGGAGCGGACCGCAGCGGAGGTGGTACTGGTCGCGGGCGGCGACGACCGCACCTGGCCCTCCCTGCCCGCCGCCCACGCCCTGCGCGAGCGCCGCGCGGCGTCCGGACTGCCCACGGTCGTGGTGGAGCGGCCGCTCGCCGGTCACCGCCCCCGCCTGCCGGGCGAGCCGCCCGCTACGCCCTCCACGCACCTCGACTACGGCGGCACGGACGCCGAGGACGCCGCCCTCGGCGCAGCCGCCTGGCCGCATCTCTTGGCGGCCCTGGTCGGGGGTGGTCAGCGGGCGTAG
- a CDS encoding ArsR/SmtB family transcription factor: MSLEESRQPSVHPGADARPVRPLADPKTMRAVAHPTRLALLEALAQHQPLTATEAAEMIGETPTNCAFHLRTLAKYGFVEEAGDAPGRRRPWRLKHIGFSFGEPSEDAEMSHASEALAHLLWGTWLNRASMVNARRSQFSGAWQQVTSGIENLAYVTPDEAEQLNADLLQVLDRYRDRLEDPSRRPAESMPVELLLFSYPLDATKPEA; this comes from the coding sequence ATGTCTCTCGAAGAATCACGTCAGCCCTCAGTCCACCCTGGGGCTGACGCGCGTCCGGTCCGTCCACTTGCGGACCCCAAGACGATGAGGGCGGTGGCGCATCCGACTCGGCTCGCGCTCTTGGAAGCGCTTGCCCAGCACCAACCGCTCACGGCGACGGAAGCCGCCGAGATGATCGGGGAAACCCCGACGAACTGCGCGTTCCACCTGCGGACCCTGGCCAAGTACGGCTTCGTCGAGGAAGCCGGTGACGCACCCGGCCGACGCCGACCGTGGCGGCTCAAGCACATCGGCTTCTCCTTCGGCGAGCCCTCAGAGGACGCGGAGATGTCGCACGCCTCCGAGGCCCTGGCCCACCTGCTGTGGGGGACGTGGCTCAACCGGGCGAGCATGGTCAACGCCCGCCGCTCCCAGTTCTCAGGTGCCTGGCAGCAGGTGACCAGCGGCATCGAAAACCTGGCCTACGTCACGCCCGATGAAGCCGAGCAGCTGAACGCCGACCTGCTGCAGGTTCTCGACCGCTACCGGGACCGCCTGGAGGACCCGTCGCGTCGCCCGGCCGAGAGCATGCCGGTCGAGCTGCTCCTGTTCAGCTACCCGCTCGACGCGACCAAGCCGGAGGCATGA
- a CDS encoding recombinase family protein produces the protein MTGALVGYARVSTKAQLLDRQIHALTAAGCIRIFSDKKSGKNAEREELWKALDYLRRGDTLVVPCLDRLGRSIQDLISLVSGPRKRGIGFTSLHESLDTTTPGGRLVFHVFAALAEFIRELIVQGTNEGLDAARARGSRLGRPAAMAPEQIRHARDLLTRPENTVVSIAKLLGVSRNTIYKYVLELKEGRPRPGRGGGFDAATPH, from the coding sequence CTGACTGGCGCCCTCGTCGGGTACGCCCGAGTTTCCACAAAGGCACAGCTGCTCGACCGTCAGATCCACGCCCTCACCGCGGCCGGCTGCATCCGCATCTTCTCCGACAAGAAGTCCGGCAAGAACGCCGAGCGCGAGGAGCTGTGGAAGGCCCTGGACTACCTTCGCCGCGGCGACACCCTCGTCGTGCCCTGCCTGGACCGCCTGGGCCGCTCCATCCAGGACCTCATCTCCCTGGTCTCCGGCCCGCGCAAGCGAGGGATCGGCTTCACTTCGCTGCACGAGAGCCTGGACACCACCACCCCCGGCGGCAGGCTGGTCTTCCACGTCTTCGCCGCCCTCGCGGAGTTCATCCGCGAACTCATCGTCCAGGGCACCAACGAGGGCCTGGATGCCGCCCGTGCCCGCGGCTCCCGCCTGGGCCGCCCCGCCGCCATGGCCCCCGAGCAGATCCGCCACGCCCGCGACCTGCTCACCCGCCCCGAGAACACCGTCGTCTCCATCGCTAAGCTCCTCGGCGTCTCGCGCAACACCATCTACAAGTACGTCCTCGAGCTCAAGGAAGGTCGCCCCCGCCCTGGCCGGGGCGGGGGCTTCGACGCTGCCACGCCCCACTGA
- a CDS encoding DUF805 domain-containing protein — MNWYLDVLKNYVGFSGRARRTEFWMFALINFIVAVVLGIIGAVIGTSVIGDIYALAVLLPSLAVAIRRLHDTGRSGWWLLIAIIPIIGWIILIVFDVSDSTPGENQYGPNPKELQPQY, encoded by the coding sequence GTGAACTGGTATCTGGATGTACTGAAGAACTACGTCGGCTTCAGTGGCCGCGCGCGCCGCACTGAATTCTGGATGTTTGCACTTATCAACTTTATTGTCGCAGTCGTCCTCGGCATCATCGGCGCCGTGATCGGCACCTCCGTGATCGGCGACATCTACGCGCTGGCCGTGCTGCTGCCCTCCCTGGCCGTCGCCATCCGCCGGCTGCACGACACCGGCCGCTCCGGCTGGTGGCTGCTGATAGCGATCATCCCGATCATCGGCTGGATCATCCTGATCGTCTTCGACGTCTCCGACAGCACGCCGGGCGAGAACCAGTACGGGCCGAACCCGAAGGAACTGCAGCCGCAGTACTGA
- a CDS encoding GNAT family N-acetyltransferase, with protein sequence MTALGSVAWPPAPIRTERLVLRESEARDRAAFVELFASPEVGTYMGGSRPRDELDRAVPEIPGRRPGYFVVDLDGAMIGMVTFAQRDAERPGHVCPEAGEADLGYMFLPEAWGRGYAAEACAAALDWFANALPGEPVVLDTQTANERSMRLAAKLGFTEAER encoded by the coding sequence ATGACTGCACTCGGATCCGTTGCCTGGCCACCTGCCCCGATCAGGACCGAGCGTCTCGTGCTCCGTGAATCTGAGGCCCGGGACCGTGCGGCCTTCGTCGAGCTCTTCGCCTCGCCAGAGGTGGGCACCTACATGGGTGGCTCTCGACCACGTGACGAACTCGACCGCGCGGTGCCTGAGATTCCCGGGCGGCGCCCGGGCTACTTCGTGGTCGATCTCGACGGAGCGATGATCGGCATGGTCACCTTCGCTCAGCGTGACGCAGAGCGTCCGGGTCACGTCTGTCCGGAGGCCGGTGAGGCCGACCTCGGCTATATGTTCCTGCCGGAGGCGTGGGGACGCGGGTATGCCGCCGAGGCGTGTGCAGCGGCACTCGACTGGTTCGCCAATGCGCTTCCCGGCGAGCCGGTGGTGCTCGACACCCAGACCGCCAACGAGCGCTCGATGCGCCTCGCGGCGAAGCTGGGATTCACCGAGGCGGAGCGGTAG
- a CDS encoding MFS transporter, producing MTTMRKLLADRNARLYIAGQILSTFGDSALWLALGIWIEMLTGSASAAGLSFFMFALGTLAGPVGGVLADRMRRRPLLIATNLATAGLVLLLLLVQDRGQVWLIYAVMFGYGLSASVLGPAQTGLLQTVVPEELLGDATAPCRRQSGDCGWSRPSSAPRCSRLSARLR from the coding sequence ATGACCACGATGCGAAAGCTGCTGGCGGACCGCAACGCCCGGCTCTACATAGCCGGGCAGATCCTCTCGACCTTCGGAGACTCGGCGCTGTGGCTGGCCCTGGGTATCTGGATCGAGATGCTCACCGGGAGTGCCTCGGCTGCGGGCCTGTCGTTCTTCATGTTCGCGCTCGGCACGCTGGCCGGGCCGGTCGGAGGCGTACTCGCCGACCGGATGCGCCGCCGACCGCTGCTGATCGCCACCAACCTGGCCACCGCTGGGCTGGTCCTGCTCCTGCTGCTGGTCCAGGACCGTGGCCAGGTGTGGCTGATCTACGCGGTGATGTTCGGCTACGGCTTGTCCGCCAGTGTGCTGGGGCCGGCGCAGACCGGCCTGCTGCAGACCGTGGTCCCCGAGGAGCTTCTCGGGGACGCGACAGCGCCATGCAGACGGCAGAGTGGGGACTGCGGCTGGTCACGCCCCTCCTCGGCGCCGCGCTGCTCGCGGCTTTCGGCGCGACTCCGGTGA